In Myxococcales bacterium, the following proteins share a genomic window:
- a CDS encoding PEGA domain-containing protein — MRLYRWLALALVGAGALTLFSPSISHASPEEAAAQLKAGVAATRSGDFAAAIAALEASMKAKPTAKAALFLANAYLKVDQLTKAHAAYKRVLALEPGHPKRAAIRALIADIDERNRGTLKISSTPAGASVFVDGNKTAAGVTPMDLALPDGKHRIAVVLDGFARDEFKHTAKFGEQRSAARALKENGCVVAVAGIKPSAATVMVDDQPATKGVTVAPGPHTIKISASKFSPIEKTVTCARGGAIELADELTPLPGRLKVPLEKGATMTINGVAVPYTEAERLEGLSLPPGRHEVVISRPGQPEWKTVIEIASGDESRMEVPPPAPRVAATPVTRRPRAQAPFYAGVDGGMHAVARNWGLGSNAFVAADGIGGYTGKSSPTAGARVGWRLRHRLALEGEFHWMPLQTQLGSATALAASVGGAYQLMTGRFTPLLVAGVGAYQLASGPLGSNTDYRIHVGGALRFDVTPTLAVRLDVRDVVTDGFDALGGNNVELLAGVQAGFGK; from the coding sequence ATGCGACTTTATCGATGGCTTGCGCTGGCGCTCGTGGGGGCAGGGGCCCTGACCCTGTTTTCGCCTTCTATAAGTCACGCGTCGCCCGAAGAAGCCGCGGCTCAGCTTAAGGCCGGCGTTGCGGCCACCCGCAGCGGCGATTTTGCCGCCGCGATCGCCGCGCTAGAGGCCTCGATGAAGGCGAAGCCAACCGCCAAGGCGGCGCTCTTTTTGGCGAACGCTTACCTCAAGGTCGATCAGTTGACCAAGGCCCATGCTGCATACAAGCGGGTGTTGGCGCTGGAGCCGGGCCATCCCAAGCGCGCCGCCATTCGCGCGCTCATCGCGGACATCGACGAACGCAACCGGGGCACGCTGAAGATCTCATCCACGCCGGCAGGCGCGAGCGTGTTTGTCGACGGCAATAAAACGGCGGCCGGGGTCACGCCCATGGACTTGGCGCTGCCCGATGGCAAGCATCGCATTGCCGTCGTGCTCGATGGCTTCGCGCGCGATGAGTTCAAGCACACCGCCAAATTTGGCGAGCAACGCAGCGCGGCCCGCGCCTTGAAAGAAAATGGTTGCGTCGTCGCGGTCGCCGGCATTAAACCAAGCGCCGCGACGGTGATGGTCGACGATCAACCCGCGACCAAGGGCGTGACCGTGGCGCCGGGGCCTCACACCATCAAAATTTCGGCCAGCAAATTTTCCCCGATCGAAAAGACCGTCACGTGTGCCCGCGGTGGGGCAATCGAGCTTGCGGATGAGCTAACGCCGCTGCCCGGTCGATTAAAGGTGCCGCTCGAGAAGGGCGCCACGATGACGATTAACGGCGTGGCGGTACCCTACACCGAGGCGGAACGGCTCGAGGGCTTGTCGCTGCCGCCGGGTCGCCACGAAGTTGTAATTAGCCGACCGGGCCAACCGGAGTGGAAGACCGTCATCGAAATCGCGTCGGGCGACGAATCGCGCATGGAAGTGCCGCCGCCCGCCCCTCGCGTCGCCGCGACGCCCGTGACACGAAGGCCTCGCGCACAAGCCCCATTTTATGCGGGCGTCGACGGCGGCATGCACGCGGTTGCGCGCAACTGGGGACTGGGCAGCAATGCCTTCGTCGCCGCGGATGGCATTGGTGGCTATACCGGAAAATCATCGCCAACGGCGGGCGCGCGCGTTGGCTGGCGACTGCGGCACCGCCTCGCGCTCGAGGGTGAATTTCACTGGATGCCGCTGCAGACCCAGCTCGGCAGCGCGACCGCGTTGGCCGCTAGCGTAGGCGGTGCCTATCAGCTGATGACGGGGCGGTTTACGCCACTTCTGGTTGCCGGTGTCGGGGCATATCAGCTCGCCTCGGGTCCGCTCGGGAGCAATACTGATTATCGAATTCACGTGGGTGGGGCGTTGCGCTTTGACGTGACCCCAACACTCGCGGTGCGCCTCGACGTGCGCGACGTGGTGACCGATGGCTTTGACGCCTTAGGCGGCAACAATGTCGAGTTGCTCGCTGGTGTTCAGGCCGGCTTTGGAAAGTAA
- a CDS encoding peroxiredoxin yields the protein MALHIGSIAPDFTQDSNIGPISFHQWLGSSWGILFSHPKDFTPVCTTELGRASKLNDEFVKRGVKTLALSVDSVEDHKKWIGDIEETQNVKLAFPILADKDRKVSNLYDFIHPEANDTFTVRSVIFIDPNKKIRAIITYPASTGRNFQEILRVIDSLQLTDNHSVATPADWKDGEDVVIVPSLQDAAVLAEKFPKGYKVMRPYLRLTPQPNR from the coding sequence ATGGCATTACACATCGGCAGCATCGCTCCAGACTTCACCCAAGACTCCAACATCGGCCCAATTTCGTTTCACCAGTGGCTGGGTTCGAGCTGGGGCATCCTATTTTCGCACCCCAAGGATTTTACCCCGGTATGCACCACCGAACTTGGGCGCGCCTCGAAGCTCAATGACGAATTTGTGAAGCGTGGCGTCAAGACCTTGGCGCTGAGCGTCGACTCGGTCGAGGATCACAAAAAGTGGATTGGCGATATTGAGGAGACGCAAAACGTCAAGCTTGCCTTTCCCATCCTCGCCGACAAAGATCGCAAGGTCTCGAACCTCTACGACTTCATCCACCCCGAGGCCAATGACACCTTTACGGTGCGCTCGGTGATCTTCATCGATCCCAATAAAAAGATTCGCGCCATCATCACCTATCCCGCGTCGACCGGGCGAAACTTTCAGGAAATCCTGCGGGTCATCGATTCGCTGCAACTCACCGACAACCATTCGGTCGCGACGCCGGCGGACTGGAAGGATGGCGAGGATGTCGTGATCGTTCCTTCGCTACAAGACGCCGCGGTGCTGGCCGAGAAGTTTCCCAAGGGCTACAAGGTAATGCGGCCCTATCTCCGCCTGACGCCGCAGCCCAATCGCTAG
- the tatA gene encoding twin-arginine translocase TatA/TatE family subunit has translation MGLGVQELLLILAIVLVIFGANKLPGIGKAFGKAIRGFKQSAAGDDEIEVNKQAASGDARRDELPAGIDAQDAEIIRGRKKDPVQRG, from the coding sequence ATGGGTTTAGGTGTTCAAGAGCTGCTGCTCATTTTAGCGATCGTGCTTGTCATTTTTGGCGCCAACAAACTGCCGGGGATTGGCAAAGCCTTTGGCAAGGCGATTCGCGGCTTCAAGCAATCAGCGGCGGGCGACGACGAAATTGAAGTCAATAAGCAGGCGGCCAGTGGCGACGCTCGTCGCGACGAACTGCCCGCCGGGATTGATGCGCAGGACGCAGAAATTATCCGCGGTCGCAAAAAAGACCCTGTCCAGCGCGGTTAG
- a CDS encoding transglycosylase SLT domain-containing protein yields the protein MRRTLGLSVIAGVLAMALPAVAQPAASREPLPHNPSQRRIIRGCSADEPCDAVVDDFEMFEREAFAADGRALWTTPLAASQAAVGAKPSQLNPEWAWMDGLKMPDLPVQWDERVIRYLLHFKTDERGKRMMRVWLRSQGRYAEMMLTQLRRAHLPEDLLYVAMVESSYHVKSVSHAGAAGLWQFMPSASRVYGLKIDRWVDERNDPIRSTEAALEYFRDLYQRFGSWPLAIGAYNAGYGAMLRAIARYNSNDYWQLLSYENSLPWETQLYVPKIIAVAIVGHNREVFGVADVEALPPEAWDEVMPRPSTSLAAIAKAAGCSVEDIKQLNPHIKQGRTPPDRPGFVVRVPKGTAKQFAAQSDKVFDAAKYRPYKVLIGERLEDVALIFGTTTAALKRLNDIDHEGEISGGVTIYVPVVSPQAEAEGRAAAKLALHSSGIDSKPGEPLIVAVPDKEADVAGRRRVFYRTVAGDQWETLASAFGLSPQALIEANGMAGDAKLHPRMVLQAWVAPDFAAEGEISLLDERMIVLVTRGSAEHMDVLEQRTGRERFTFVAEKAQSFEEIGKRYGLAARDLARINRKPTNTVVQPGESVVVYRVIDKTRSDRAEDQWRAIPKAKAKAKPKAKPKATPKSAAKPSAPRKPAAKTAEPVSSPD from the coding sequence ATGCGACGAACCCTAGGTTTAAGCGTTATCGCGGGGGTGCTAGCCATGGCGTTGCCTGCCGTGGCGCAGCCCGCCGCGAGCCGAGAGCCCCTGCCCCACAATCCGTCGCAACGACGCATCATCCGCGGCTGCAGCGCCGACGAGCCTTGTGACGCCGTCGTCGATGATTTTGAAATGTTTGAACGCGAGGCGTTTGCCGCGGATGGCCGCGCGCTTTGGACGACGCCACTCGCTGCCTCGCAGGCCGCCGTCGGCGCCAAGCCCAGCCAACTCAATCCTGAGTGGGCGTGGATGGATGGCCTGAAGATGCCTGATCTGCCGGTACAATGGGATGAGCGCGTCATTCGCTATTTGCTGCATTTCAAGACCGACGAGCGCGGCAAGCGCATGATGCGGGTTTGGTTGCGCTCGCAAGGGCGCTACGCCGAGATGATGCTGACGCAGCTGCGCCGCGCGCATTTGCCCGAGGACTTGCTCTATGTCGCGATGGTCGAGTCGTCGTATCACGTCAAGAGCGTGTCGCACGCCGGCGCCGCGGGCCTTTGGCAATTCATGCCCTCGGCGAGCCGGGTCTACGGGCTCAAGATCGATCGCTGGGTCGACGAGCGCAACGATCCGATTCGATCGACCGAGGCGGCCCTCGAATACTTCCGCGATCTCTACCAGCGCTTTGGCAGCTGGCCGCTCGCGATCGGCGCGTACAACGCCGGTTACGGCGCCATGCTGCGCGCGATTGCCCGCTACAACAGCAACGACTATTGGCAGCTGCTGTCCTACGAAAACAGCCTGCCGTGGGAGACGCAGCTTTACGTGCCCAAGATCATCGCCGTGGCCATCGTCGGCCACAACCGCGAGGTGTTTGGCGTCGCCGACGTCGAGGCGTTGCCGCCTGAAGCGTGGGATGAGGTAATGCCAAGGCCATCGACCTCGCTCGCGGCGATTGCCAAGGCCGCGGGCTGCAGCGTTGAAGACATCAAGCAGCTGAATCCGCACATCAAGCAAGGGCGTACGCCGCCTGATCGGCCGGGCTTCGTGGTGCGCGTGCCCAAGGGCACGGCCAAACAGTTTGCGGCGCAGAGCGACAAGGTCTTTGATGCCGCGAAATATCGCCCCTATAAGGTGCTCATAGGCGAGCGCCTCGAGGATGTTGCCTTGATTTTTGGCACGACGACCGCGGCGCTCAAGCGCCTAAATGACATCGACCATGAGGGTGAGATTTCCGGTGGCGTCACCATCTACGTTCCGGTCGTGTCGCCGCAAGCCGAAGCCGAGGGGCGCGCCGCCGCCAAGCTTGCGCTGCACAGCTCGGGCATTGACTCAAAACCCGGCGAGCCGCTTATCGTCGCCGTGCCCGACAAGGAGGCCGACGTCGCGGGGCGCAGGCGGGTGTTTTACCGCACGGTGGCCGGCGATCAGTGGGAGACGCTGGCAAGCGCGTTTGGCCTGTCGCCGCAAGCGCTGATCGAGGCCAACGGGATGGCGGGCGACGCGAAGCTGCACCCTCGCATGGTGCTGCAGGCGTGGGTGGCACCCGACTTCGCTGCCGAGGGCGAAATTTCTTTGCTCGACGAGCGCATGATCGTGCTCGTCACGCGCGGCTCTGCAGAACATATGGACGTGCTCGAACAGCGCACCGGCCGCGAGCGCTTCACCTTTGTCGCCGAGAAGGCTCAATCGTTTGAAGAAATCGGTAAACGCTATGGCCTGGCGGCGCGCGACCTGGCCCGCATCAACCGCAAGCCCACCAACACCGTCGTGCAGCCCGGCGAGTCGGTCGTGGTGTATCGCGTCATCGACAAGACGCGCAGCGACCGCGCCGAAGATCAATGGAGAGCGATTCCAAAAGCCAAGGCGAAGGCCAAACCAAAAGCAAAACCTAAGGCCACACCCAAGTCGGCGGCCAAACCAAGTGCACCACGTAAGCCGGCCGCGAAAACCGCCGAGCCGGTGTCATCGCCTGATTAG
- a CDS encoding transcriptional regulator, producing MSEARVIKRYANRKLYDTQHSRYVTLEQISEMIRAGEDVQIVDNKSKEDLTTVTLAQIIFEEEKKRSFMPLGAMRTIIQNGGDWIAEAQRRVQGLWPYNKRREDGSEGFDAATEGAANGEAATAEVSSEEAKARGLAALREWAEHSRGALTEWQARMDERIRTAIGGISPLTALNKDVKILQDRIAELEQKLKQLADENDHSAP from the coding sequence ATGTCCGAAGCACGAGTGATTAAGCGCTACGCCAACCGCAAGCTCTATGACACGCAGCACAGCCGCTACGTGACGCTCGAACAAATCTCCGAAATGATCCGGGCCGGCGAGGACGTACAGATCGTAGACAACAAATCCAAGGAAGATTTGACGACCGTCACGCTCGCCCAAATCATCTTTGAAGAGGAAAAAAAGCGCAGTTTCATGCCGCTGGGCGCCATGCGGACCATCATCCAAAATGGCGGCGACTGGATCGCCGAGGCGCAGCGCCGCGTGCAGGGCCTGTGGCCATATAACAAGCGCCGCGAAGACGGTAGCGAGGGCTTTGACGCGGCAACCGAAGGTGCCGCAAATGGTGAAGCAGCTACGGCCGAGGTGTCGAGCGAAGAGGCCAAGGCGCGAGGCCTCGCGGCGTTGCGCGAGTGGGCCGAACACAGCCGGGGCGCGCTGACCGAATGGCAGGCGCGCATGGATGAGCGAATTCGCACCGCCATTGGCGGCATCTCGCCGCTGACGGCCCTCAATAAGGATGTCAAGATTCTGCAAGATCGGATCGCCGAGCTCGAACAAAAACTTAAGCAGCTCGCGGACGAAAACGATCACAGCGCGCCGTAG
- the nadE gene encoding NAD(+) synthase, which yields MQLLRVGAAALNQTPLDWQGNLARIEQAVAEARRQGVALLCLPELAITGYGCEDAFGSPAVAQRALQMVVDLAPSTVGMVVAVGLPVYCQKALYNCAALLVDGRLVGLVAKQNLAGDGIHYEPRWFKPWPAGQRDTIDVHGTQLPIGDLLFDIGGVSIGFEICEDAWVAARPGAGLAMRGADVILNPSASHFAFGKFAVRQQFVCEGSRAFGVAYVYANLLGNEAGRVIYDGGCMIATGGALQAVGPRLTFRPLELTSAIIDIDGLRRDEARRPSSRSRHDLDAGTITVPFAWPHAATPTANASPAAASWEQSVHLKHEEFTRAVSLGLWDYLRKSRAGGYVISLSGGADSATCAAMVHSALALAHADLGAAAAAAAVAHAPALSGQLARGDVQAATSAALTCAYQATANSSETTRAAAEAIAHAVGATYLELNVEHLVSEYRTIIATALDRQLTWARDDIALQNIQARVRAPSVWMLANLAGAILITTSNRSEAAVGYATMDGDMAGGLAPLGGIDKSYLREYLRWREHDAPLGLTSLPALSHINRQAPTAELRPAAATQTDEADLMPYDVLEAIEDLAIRDKYAPREVLTLLAPQFPSHRQADLVAWITRFFTLWARNQWKRERMAPSFHLDDRNVDPRSWCRFPILSGGFASELAELATAP from the coding sequence ATGCAACTGTTGCGCGTTGGGGCGGCGGCCCTAAATCAGACTCCCTTGGATTGGCAAGGCAACCTAGCGCGCATTGAGCAGGCCGTCGCGGAGGCACGGCGGCAAGGCGTGGCGCTGCTGTGCCTGCCGGAGCTGGCGATTACCGGCTACGGCTGCGAAGATGCCTTTGGCTCGCCCGCGGTTGCGCAGCGCGCGCTGCAGATGGTCGTTGACTTGGCGCCGAGCACGGTCGGCATGGTGGTCGCGGTCGGCCTGCCGGTCTATTGTCAAAAGGCGCTGTATAACTGTGCGGCCCTGCTCGTCGATGGCCGTCTGGTTGGCCTGGTCGCCAAGCAAAACCTCGCCGGCGACGGCATTCACTATGAGCCGCGCTGGTTTAAGCCGTGGCCGGCCGGTCAGCGCGACACCATCGATGTCCACGGCACCCAACTGCCGATTGGCGATCTCCTCTTTGATATCGGTGGCGTTTCGATCGGCTTTGAAATCTGCGAAGACGCCTGGGTGGCCGCACGCCCCGGCGCGGGGTTGGCCATGCGTGGCGCCGACGTCATACTAAACCCGTCCGCGAGCCATTTTGCATTTGGAAAATTCGCCGTGCGCCAGCAGTTTGTCTGCGAGGGCTCGCGCGCGTTTGGCGTCGCGTACGTCTACGCCAATCTCCTGGGCAATGAAGCCGGCCGCGTGATCTACGATGGCGGCTGCATGATCGCCACCGGCGGCGCGCTGCAAGCCGTTGGGCCACGCCTGACGTTTCGCCCGCTCGAGCTCACCAGCGCCATCATCGATATCGACGGCCTGCGCCGCGACGAAGCGCGGCGGCCAAGCTCTCGTTCGCGGCACGACCTTGATGCCGGCACGATCACCGTGCCCTTTGCATGGCCGCATGCCGCCACGCCCACCGCGAACGCATCGCCCGCAGCGGCAAGCTGGGAGCAAAGCGTGCACCTTAAGCACGAAGAATTCACGCGCGCGGTGTCACTTGGCCTGTGGGACTACCTTCGCAAGAGCCGCGCGGGCGGCTACGTGATTTCACTTTCAGGTGGCGCCGATTCGGCGACGTGCGCAGCCATGGTCCACTCTGCACTGGCGCTCGCGCATGCCGACCTTGGAGCGGCAGCAGCCGCCGCCGCGGTGGCGCACGCCCCCGCGCTTAGCGGCCAGCTCGCGCGCGGCGACGTCCAAGCCGCCACCAGCGCCGCCCTCACCTGTGCCTACCAGGCAACCGCCAACTCATCGGAAACCACGCGCGCCGCGGCCGAGGCCATCGCCCACGCCGTCGGCGCCACCTATCTCGAACTGAATGTCGAACACCTTGTGTCCGAATACCGGACAATCATCGCGACTGCGCTCGATCGCCAACTTACCTGGGCACGCGACGACATCGCGCTGCAGAATATCCAGGCCCGCGTCCGCGCGCCCTCGGTGTGGATGCTCGCCAACCTGGCCGGCGCGATCCTCATCACGACGTCCAATCGCTCCGAGGCCGCGGTTGGCTATGCCACCATGGACGGCGACATGGCGGGCGGCCTGGCGCCGCTGGGCGGGATTGACAAGTCGTATCTGCGCGAGTATTTGCGCTGGCGCGAACACGACGCGCCACTAGGCCTGACCAGCTTGCCCGCGCTCTCGCACATCAATCGCCAGGCGCCCACCGCCGAGCTTCGCCCTGCCGCGGCGACGCAAACCGATGAGGCCGACCTCATGCCGTACGACGTGCTCGAAGCCATCGAGGATCTCGCTATTCGCGACAAGTACGCGCCGCGCGAGGTGTTGACGCTGCTGGCACCTCAATTCCCATCTCATCGCCAAGCCGACCTCGTCGCCTGGATCACGCGCTTTTTCACGCTGTGGGCGCGCAACCAATGGAAGCGCGAGCGCATGGCGCCGTCATTTCACCTCGACGATCGCAACGTCGACCCGCGCTCGTGGTGTCGGTTTCCAATTCTCTCGGGTGGCTTCGCCAGCGAGCTGGCCGAGCTAGCTACTGCACCGTGA
- a CDS encoding thrombospondin type 3 repeat-containing protein, which produces MSDIYYSYAYDIQTDPSTGDIYIIDGSTMYRSQSGGAFSPFAYNSYGYTFTIGGDGTILQTDGSTVWNLTGANGGSGPWLQYANNKNGYGIAFVETDYAGSGGGGGSTFAEGDLYSADYSGNIRNATAGGDLNAAPLLAANVYGAGGWGAGMVWDAAGDYGYAVSHDSDTVKRFNRAGQASDFAYIQLGCSPMGIARTNDDKLWVACHHNGYILDITPGGNINTAAFTIPGASGVETFARDAEGNFLFFNGGANALQKVTYPGWVVTNLSTGIYFQDIEADLATGDIYATDNYTIYRSSGGGAFTTFAYASGSKLAISSTGTILLSDTNVIQDISAGGSGPFPQFAYNHSGYGLGFVVLDYGGGGGGGGVPTDLDSDGVNNDVDNCPFNANTDQSDDDFDGVGDVCDGTNNWDIDGDGTWNEYDNCPFDYNVAQADADNDGVGDFCDGFNDRDYDGDGYWNENDNCAFDYNPGQDDVDTDGVGDSCDSINDRDYDGDGYANGSDNCPFDFNFQQDADADGVGDACDSTNDLDADGDGVNNVSDNCAFDANASKADADGDGFGDACDVTNGLDVDGDGTNNGLDNCPYVPGAQTDSDGDGLGNVCDPSNGLDLDGDGIVNSADNCVFASNAAQTDSDSDGLGNACDAVNSNDLDGDGVVNSVDNCVFVSNASQTDSDSDGLGNACDAVNSNDLDADGVANSADNCVFVANASQADSDGDGVGNACDAQNGSDIDGDGVGNGADNCAFFANPAQSDADGDGLGDDCDGQDGNDLDGDGFANGADNCPFNSNGDQADADGDGVGNACDAQNNLDADGDGVNNASDNCPFQANGGQEDADGDGLGNACDGQDGNDHDGDGAANGADNCPFNSNGDQADADGDGLGNACDPQNDTDVDSDGVGNAIDNCAFVPNGAAQDNQADADGDGVGDACDPQNGLDFDGDGVANASDNCLFVANGAAQDSQADSDGDGFGDACDSTNGLDVDGDGVLNDGDNCPFAANGAAQDNQADGDGDGLGDACDAQDGRDLDDDGVANEVDNCPFVANGAAQDNQADGDADGLGDACDGTDGNDADGDGVPNAADNCPFVANGALEDNQADGDSDGLGDACDSTDGTDADGDGVGNDADNCPFVANGAAQDSQADADADGLGDACDATDGLDLDGDGVANVDDNCPLVANGAAEDSQADADEDGLGDACDTTDSADLDGDGVINGDDNCPFNANAEQEDIDGDGSGDVCDGGDSADFDGDGVSNADDNCPFQDNEEQLDADDDGFGDACDQQLLVNSGCNAGGGSGNLWFAFLGMLWVVGRRRGVSA; this is translated from the coding sequence AATACGCCAACAACAAAAATGGCTACGGCATTGCGTTTGTCGAGACCGACTATGCCGGCAGCGGCGGCGGCGGCGGCTCGACATTCGCTGAAGGAGATTTGTATTCGGCCGACTATTCGGGAAACATTCGCAATGCGACTGCGGGCGGCGATCTAAACGCGGCGCCGCTGCTTGCCGCCAACGTCTACGGCGCCGGCGGCTGGGGCGCCGGCATGGTCTGGGATGCCGCTGGCGACTATGGTTACGCGGTCAGTCATGACTCCGACACCGTGAAGCGCTTTAATCGCGCCGGGCAAGCCAGCGATTTTGCCTATATCCAATTGGGTTGCTCACCGATGGGCATAGCCCGCACCAACGATGACAAACTTTGGGTTGCGTGCCATCACAATGGCTACATCCTAGACATTACCCCGGGCGGCAATATCAATACCGCCGCCTTTACGATTCCTGGCGCGTCCGGGGTCGAAACGTTTGCGAGAGACGCCGAAGGGAACTTCTTGTTCTTCAACGGCGGCGCAAACGCGTTGCAGAAAGTTACCTATCCGGGTTGGGTTGTGACCAACTTGTCAACTGGCATTTATTTCCAAGACATCGAGGCAGACCTTGCGACCGGCGATATCTATGCGACGGACAACTACACCATTTACCGCTCCTCGGGTGGCGGGGCATTCACCACATTTGCCTATGCAAGTGGCAGCAAACTCGCGATTAGTAGCACCGGTACGATTCTGCTCAGCGACACGAACGTGATCCAGGATATCTCGGCGGGCGGCTCCGGGCCATTTCCGCAGTTTGCGTATAACCATAGTGGGTACGGGCTCGGCTTTGTCGTGCTCGATTATGGCGGCGGTGGCGGTGGCGGCGGCGTGCCGACAGATCTCGACAGCGATGGCGTCAACAACGACGTCGACAACTGTCCATTTAATGCCAACACCGACCAGTCGGATGATGACTTTGATGGCGTCGGCGACGTCTGTGACGGCACTAATAACTGGGACATCGATGGCGACGGCACGTGGAACGAATACGATAATTGTCCGTTCGACTACAACGTGGCGCAGGCCGACGCCGACAATGACGGCGTCGGTGATTTTTGCGACGGCTTTAATGACCGAGACTACGATGGCGATGGTTATTGGAACGAAAACGATAATTGCGCCTTTGACTACAACCCGGGGCAAGACGATGTCGATACCGATGGCGTGGGTGATAGCTGCGATAGCATTAACGACCGCGACTACGACGGCGATGGCTATGCCAACGGCAGCGATAACTGCCCGTTTGACTTCAACTTTCAGCAGGATGCGGATGCCGATGGCGTTGGCGACGCCTGCGACAGCACCAATGATTTAGATGCCGATGGCGATGGCGTAAACAACGTCAGCGATAACTGCGCCTTTGATGCGAACGCTAGCAAGGCCGACGCCGATGGCGATGGCTTTGGCGACGCCTGCGACGTCACCAACGGCCTTGATGTCGATGGCGACGGCACCAATAACGGGCTCGATAACTGCCCGTACGTGCCAGGCGCCCAGACCGATAGCGATGGCGATGGTCTCGGCAACGTGTGCGATCCGAGCAATGGCCTCGATCTCGACGGCGACGGCATTGTTAATTCCGCAGATAACTGCGTGTTCGCCAGCAATGCCGCGCAGACCGATAGCGATAGCGATGGCCTCGGCAATGCCTGCGATGCGGTTAATAGCAATGACCTCGACGGCGACGGCGTTGTCAATTCGGTCGATAATTGCGTGTTCGTTAGCAATGCCTCGCAGACCGATAGCGATAGCGATGGCCTCGGCAACGCCTGCGATGCGGTCAACAGCAATGACCTCGACGCCGACGGCGTCGCCAATTCGGCTGATAACTGCGTATTCGTTGCCAATGCGTCGCAAGCCGATAGCGATGGCGATGGCGTGGGCAATGCCTGCGACGCGCAAAACGGCAGCGATATCGATGGCGACGGCGTTGGCAATGGCGCCGACAATTGCGCCTTCTTCGCCAACCCCGCGCAATCCGACGCTGATGGCGATGGCCTCGGCGACGACTGCGACGGCCAAGATGGCAATGACCTCGACGGTGATGGCTTTGCCAACGGGGCGGATAACTGTCCGTTTAACAGCAACGGTGACCAGGCCGACGCGGACGGCGATGGCGTGGGCAATGCCTGCGACGCGCAGAATAACCTCGACGCTGATGGCGACGGCGTGAACAACGCCTCAGACAACTGCCCATTCCAGGCCAACGGCGGCCAGGAAGATGCGGATGGCGACGGCCTAGGCAACGCATGCGACGGCCAAGACGGCAATGACCACGATGGCGATGGCGCCGCCAACGGGGCGGATAACTGTCCATTTAACAGCAACGGCGATCAGGCCGATGCGGATGGCGATGGCCTCGGCAACGCCTGCGACCCGCAAAACGACACCGACGTCGATAGCGATGGCGTGGGCAATGCGATCGATAACTGCGCGTTTGTGCCAAACGGCGCGGCGCAAGACAATCAGGCCGACGCCGATGGGGATGGCGTAGGCGATGCCTGCGACCCGCAAAACGGGCTCGACTTTGACGGCGACGGCGTGGCCAATGCCAGCGATAATTGCCTCTTCGTCGCCAACGGCGCGGCGCAGGATAGCCAAGCCGACAGCGATGGCGACGGCTTTGGCGATGCCTGCGACAGCACCAACGGCCTCGACGTCGATGGCGACGGGGTGCTCAATGATGGCGACAATTGTCCGTTCGCGGCCAACGGCGCGGCGCAGGACAATCAGGCCGATGGCGATGGCGACGGGCTGGGCGATGCCTGTGATGCGCAAGATGGCCGCGACCTCGACGATGACGGCGTCGCCAACGAAGTGGACAACTGTCCGTTTGTCGCCAATGGCGCGGCGCAGGACAACCAAGCCGATGGCGATGCCGACGGCCTCGGCGACGCGTGCGATGGCACCGACGGCAATGATGCCGACGGCGACGGCGTCCCCAATGCGGCGGACAACTGTCCGTTTGTTGCCAACGGCGCGCTTGAGGACAACCAAGCCGATGGCGATAGCGACGGCCTCGGCGACGCATGCGACAGCACCGACGGCACCGATGCCGACGGCGATGGCGTGGGCAATGATGCCGACAACTGTCCGTTTGTCGCCAACGGCGCGGCGCAGGACAGCCAGGCGGACGCCGATGCCGATGGCCTGGGCGACGCCTGCGACGCCACCGATGGCCTCGACCTCGACGGCGACGGCGTCGCGAACGTCGACGACAACTGTCCGCTCGTCGCCAACGGCGCGGCCGAGGACAGCCAAGCCGACGCGGATGAAGACGGCCTCGGCGATGCATGTGACACGACCGACAGCGCCGACCTCGACGGCGACGGCGTCATCAATGGCGACGACAACTGTCCGTTCAACGCCAACGCCGAGCAGGAAGACATCGACGGCGATGGCAGCGGCGACGTCTGCGACGGTGGCGACAGCGCTGACTTCGACGGCGACGGCGTGTCAAACGCCGACGACAACTGCCCGTTCCAGGACAACGAAGAGCAGCTCGACGCCGATGACGACGGCTTCGGAGATGCTTGCGACCAGCAGTTGCTGGTCAACAGCGGTTGTAACGCGGGTGGCGGCAGTGGCAATCTGTGGTTCGCCTTCCTGGGCATGTTGTGGGTTGTTGGTCGTCGCCGAGGGGTATCGGCCTAG